From one Leptospira kanakyensis genomic stretch:
- the trxB gene encoding thioredoxin-disulfide reductase, whose protein sequence is MNHKVVIIGSGPAGHTAAIYAARANLNPVMYEGFMAGGVAAGGQLTTTTEVENFPGFPEGIDGTKLTQLFREQSVKYGTTIHTQTITKVDFSKRPFTIWSDDEEIKADSIIIATGATAKRMHVPGEETYWQRGISACAVCDGALPIYRNKALAVVGGGDSAVEEANHLTKFASKVYLVVRRDQLRASQIMQKRAMEHPKIEILWNQTVVEAKGGTSGLSSIVLESTLDKSKKDLEVGGLFYAIGHVPNTQVFQGQLDLDETGYIITKPGTTQTNVEGVFAAGDVQDKVYRQAITASGSGCMAALEAERWLEGH, encoded by the coding sequence ATGAACCATAAAGTTGTCATCATCGGATCGGGTCCTGCAGGACATACAGCGGCCATTTACGCGGCCAGAGCCAATCTAAACCCGGTGATGTATGAAGGATTTATGGCAGGGGGAGTTGCTGCCGGTGGACAGCTCACCACTACTACGGAAGTGGAAAACTTTCCTGGTTTCCCAGAAGGAATCGATGGAACCAAACTCACCCAACTCTTCCGGGAACAATCCGTAAAATACGGAACTACCATCCACACCCAAACCATCACTAAGGTGGATTTTTCCAAACGCCCTTTTACCATTTGGTCTGACGACGAAGAAATCAAAGCCGATTCCATCATCATTGCGACAGGCGCCACTGCCAAACGGATGCATGTCCCAGGGGAAGAAACCTACTGGCAACGCGGGATCTCTGCCTGCGCGGTTTGTGATGGTGCCCTCCCCATCTACCGGAACAAAGCTCTTGCTGTTGTGGGTGGAGGTGACTCCGCAGTGGAAGAAGCAAACCATCTCACTAAGTTTGCGTCCAAAGTGTACTTAGTGGTCAGACGTGACCAACTCCGTGCCTCTCAAATCATGCAAAAACGGGCCATGGAACATCCCAAAATTGAAATCCTTTGGAACCAAACCGTTGTAGAAGCCAAAGGTGGAACAAGCGGGCTTAGCTCCATCGTGCTGGAAAGCACTCTCGACAAATCCAAAAAGGATTTAGAGGTAGGTGGACTTTTTTATGCGATTGGACATGTTCCCAATACACAAGTCTTCCAAGGACAATTGGATTTAGATGAAACCGGTTATATCATCACAAAACCGGGAACCACTCAAACCAATGTGGAAGGTGTGTTTGCAGCAGGGGATGTGCAGGACAAAGTGTACCGCCAAGCCATTACCGCATCAGGTAGCGGTTGTATGGCAGCACTCGAAGCCGAACGTTGGTTAGAAGGTCACTAA
- a CDS encoding peptidase MA family protein: protein MVRKFLPIVLILLTTVIFSDAERTAVPLKRGQGSDVLYFDFGETAPTSSLTVERLQEPKLEDLKLGFLEPAPGYYNGPDGGEVYQWAKNHYQWKRADGSVYTEWANGTFKLDFPSGVGFTSAPQSCNGCSPTLVWNYPDLTKITKYWIVHRKEYDFIYQKPLNFENYLLVKESEFGKPKLEFGNYILYGSEKWSEYIRAFGGNFKIKPFLQYVKSEFSLENRGKIPVLLFDEYEDIKKYIGADIPGGSEEGGFGGRDSITMCCGEKMPKATGNPEFDADALRRFHFGVFYHEAVHNLEQISCLKIQTETGKFPQTDILDPWFEEGLANYVEAKFYERKQFHIYNDAEKLIRENKVPKTFKALLDAKYRDLLPYSIGPLLVKHIHETYGKEAIISYQKETCVGTAPALALQNATGVSPDQILKDSLSRFEKEKDLFLKDGKKLQLAGYTVMNSKFPLELKTFLDKGFSLPESALEIKSYTQIPSLQKIFSANIEPFSGKLEGDFLGPSSSYFYLWKNGNYRWYGDSWEANVFPGNQILFRGSGFTLIEWEDGKKQYISPKGDSVIFFSLDSKSYKDADGKPVTP, encoded by the coding sequence ATGGTTCGGAAATTTTTACCCATTGTTTTAATTCTTTTAACAACTGTTATCTTTTCGGATGCAGAACGTACCGCTGTTCCTCTCAAACGAGGGCAGGGTAGCGATGTATTATATTTTGATTTTGGGGAGACTGCTCCCACTTCCTCTCTAACTGTCGAAAGACTCCAAGAACCAAAACTAGAAGATTTAAAATTGGGATTTTTAGAACCAGCGCCTGGTTATTACAATGGACCAGATGGGGGAGAGGTTTACCAATGGGCCAAAAACCATTACCAGTGGAAACGAGCAGATGGTAGTGTTTATACAGAATGGGCCAATGGAACATTTAAATTAGATTTTCCTTCTGGAGTTGGATTCACTTCCGCTCCCCAGTCATGTAATGGATGTTCGCCGACCTTAGTTTGGAATTATCCAGATCTAACAAAAATCACAAAGTATTGGATTGTTCATAGAAAAGAATATGACTTCATTTACCAAAAACCTTTAAATTTTGAAAACTACCTTCTTGTCAAAGAATCAGAATTTGGAAAACCAAAACTAGAATTTGGGAATTATATACTTTATGGATCAGAAAAATGGTCAGAGTATATACGTGCGTTTGGTGGCAATTTTAAAATCAAACCTTTCCTACAATATGTTAAATCTGAGTTTTCATTAGAAAACCGAGGGAAAATTCCTGTTTTGTTATTTGATGAGTATGAGGATATTAAGAAGTACATTGGGGCTGATATCCCTGGTGGATCGGAAGAAGGTGGGTTTGGCGGAAGAGATTCTATCACTATGTGTTGCGGGGAAAAAATGCCTAAAGCCACTGGAAATCCTGAGTTTGATGCGGATGCCCTCCGTCGTTTTCACTTTGGAGTGTTTTACCATGAAGCAGTTCATAATTTAGAACAAATCTCTTGTTTAAAAATCCAAACAGAAACTGGCAAATTCCCACAAACTGATATTTTAGATCCTTGGTTTGAAGAGGGTCTCGCCAATTATGTAGAAGCAAAGTTTTATGAAAGAAAACAATTCCACATCTATAATGATGCAGAAAAGTTAATTCGAGAAAACAAGGTTCCTAAAACCTTCAAAGCATTGTTAGATGCTAAATATAGAGATTTGCTTCCTTATTCCATTGGGCCACTACTGGTGAAACATATCCATGAAACTTATGGAAAAGAGGCCATCATATCTTACCAAAAAGAAACTTGTGTGGGTACAGCTCCGGCCCTCGCTCTGCAAAACGCCACTGGTGTTTCACCTGATCAAATTTTAAAGGACAGTTTGTCTCGTTTTGAAAAAGAAAAAGATCTTTTTTTAAAAGATGGCAAAAAACTCCAGTTAGCTGGATATACTGTGATGAATTCTAAATTCCCTCTTGAATTAAAAACTTTTTTAGACAAAGGTTTTTCTCTCCCTGAATCAGCTTTGGAGATCAAGTCTTATACGCAAATACCTAGTTTGCAAAAAATCTTTTCGGCAAATATCGAACCATTTTCAGGAAAGTTAGAAGGGGATTTCCTTGGGCCAAGTTCTAGTTATTTTTATCTTTGGAAAAATGGGAATTATCGGTGGTATGGAGATTCATGGGAAGCCAATGTATTTCCTGGAAACCAAATTTTATTTCGGGGATCTGGTTTTACTCTCATTGAGTGGGAAGATGGGAAAAAACAATACATATCACCGAAGGGAGATTCGGTGATATTTTTTAGTTTGGACTCAAAGTCCTATAAGGATGCGGATGGTAAACCGGTCACTCCTTAG
- the hslU gene encoding ATP-dependent protease ATPase subunit HslU → MTYPTILAEVLGSENPAEELTPRQIVEKLDEHIIGQTKAKRAVAVALRNRSRRRKLDESLREEIYPKNIIMIGPTGVGKTEIARRLSKLCGAPFLKVEATKYTEVGYVGRDVESMIRDLAMGALNLVKAEYRDHVKDKAVEKAEEIVLDAILPPIFHKKEEDLNPEEKERQTSYQESREKFREKLRKGILNEQEIEIDIPKPSAPSGMPMLQVFGAGNMEDMDNQLQSLLGDLMPKKSGRRKVKVIDARKLLTESEAEKLIDADKIQSEAVRRVEEMGIIFLDEIDKIAGREGRQGADVSREGVQRDLLPIVEGSTVNTKIGPIKTDHILFIAAGAFHMTKPSDLIPELQGRFPIRVELETLTESDFVKILTTPKSSLTKQYEALLATEGVKIEYTTDGITEIAKLAFQMNEKNENIGARRLNTIMEKLLEDTSFDAPDLPPDKKQIVINEGYVSSKLKGIVEDKDLSRFIL, encoded by the coding sequence ATGACATACCCTACCATTCTAGCAGAAGTTCTTGGTTCAGAGAATCCGGCTGAGGAATTAACTCCACGGCAAATTGTGGAAAAATTAGATGAACACATCATTGGGCAAACCAAAGCAAAACGAGCCGTGGCTGTGGCCCTTCGGAATCGTTCCAGAAGGCGTAAACTTGACGAATCCCTCCGCGAAGAAATTTATCCGAAAAATATCATTATGATTGGGCCAACAGGTGTGGGGAAAACAGAAATTGCTCGCCGTCTGTCAAAGTTATGTGGCGCTCCTTTTTTAAAAGTAGAGGCAACTAAATATACAGAAGTCGGATATGTAGGCCGCGATGTAGAATCTATGATTCGCGATTTGGCCATGGGTGCCTTAAATTTGGTGAAAGCCGAATATCGTGACCATGTGAAAGACAAAGCAGTCGAAAAAGCAGAAGAGATTGTCCTCGATGCGATTTTACCACCCATCTTCCACAAAAAAGAAGAAGATCTGAATCCAGAAGAAAAAGAAAGGCAAACCAGTTATCAAGAATCCAGAGAAAAGTTTAGAGAAAAACTTCGCAAAGGGATTCTTAACGAACAAGAAATTGAAATCGATATTCCCAAACCTTCGGCACCATCAGGAATGCCCATGTTGCAAGTGTTTGGTGCTGGGAATATGGAAGATATGGACAACCAACTTCAGAGTTTACTTGGTGATTTGATGCCTAAAAAATCTGGCAGACGAAAGGTAAAGGTAATTGATGCTCGGAAACTCCTCACTGAATCGGAAGCAGAAAAACTCATCGATGCCGACAAAATCCAATCGGAAGCCGTCAGGCGTGTGGAAGAGATGGGAATTATCTTTTTAGATGAAATTGATAAAATTGCAGGTCGAGAAGGAAGGCAAGGGGCCGATGTGTCCCGGGAAGGAGTCCAGAGAGACTTACTTCCGATTGTGGAAGGATCCACTGTGAATACAAAGATTGGTCCCATTAAAACGGATCATATTCTTTTTATCGCTGCGGGTGCTTTTCATATGACAAAACCTTCGGATCTGATCCCGGAACTCCAAGGTCGGTTTCCCATCCGTGTGGAACTAGAAACACTCACTGAATCTGATTTTGTGAAAATCCTCACGACTCCTAAATCGTCCCTCACCAAACAATATGAGGCTCTCCTTGCGACAGAGGGAGTAAAGATTGAATATACAACCGATGGAATCACAGAGATTGCGAAACTAGCGTTTCAGATGAATGAAAAAAATGAAAACATTGGTGCCAGAAGACTCAATACCATCATGGAAAAACTTTTGGAAGATACAAGTTTTGATGCCCCGGATCTTCCTCCGGACAAAAAACAAATTGTCATTAACGAGGGTTATGTGTCTTCCAAACTAAAAGGAATTGTTGAAGACAAGGATTTGAGTCGATTCATTCTATAA
- the hslV gene encoding ATP-dependent protease subunit HslV, whose translation METIHATTILSVRKNGKIAVGGDGQVSMGNTVMKHTAKKVRRLYNGKVIAGFAGSAADAFTLFELFEKKLIEHGGSVSRAAVELAREWRMDRMLRRLEALLIVCDANESFLISGTGDVISPDDGVLAIGSGGNFALSAARALVENTDMDPKDIITKAMKITADICIYTNHNLVIEEL comes from the coding sequence ATGGAAACAATTCACGCAACGACCATCCTTTCGGTTCGTAAAAATGGTAAAATTGCTGTAGGCGGTGACGGTCAAGTGTCCATGGGTAATACCGTGATGAAACATACCGCCAAAAAAGTCCGAAGACTTTACAATGGTAAGGTGATTGCTGGATTTGCTGGGAGTGCTGCCGATGCCTTCACACTCTTTGAACTTTTTGAAAAAAAATTAATCGAACATGGTGGATCTGTTTCGAGAGCAGCGGTGGAACTCGCTCGTGAATGGAGGATGGACCGGATGTTACGTAGACTGGAAGCCCTTCTCATTGTTTGTGATGCCAATGAATCTTTTTTAATTTCAGGAACGGGGGACGTCATCTCGCCGGATGATGGAGTGCTTGCCATTGGTTCCGGTGGGAACTTTGCTCTTTCTGCTGCCCGTGCTCTTGTGGAAAACACGGATATGGATCCAAAAGATATCATCACAAAAGCGATGAAGATTACAGCTGATATATGTATTTATACAAACCATAATTTGGTGATTGAGGAATTATAA
- the ilvN gene encoding acetolactate synthase small subunit, translating into MKHTLSILVNNHPGVMSHVSGLFTRRGYNIDSIAVGVTDNADVSSMTIVLNGDDFIVGQVKNQLLKLPDVLKVQDMAYASSVQRELVLISFSITETNRSEALTICNGFDVKILEITEDSLLIEFSGNSRQVTNVISVIKPFGIREISRTGQIAIAYRNQNAV; encoded by the coding sequence ATGAAACACACTCTAAGCATTTTAGTAAATAACCACCCAGGTGTGATGAGCCATGTTTCTGGTCTCTTCACTCGCCGAGGTTACAATATTGATTCGATTGCTGTTGGTGTGACTGACAATGCGGATGTATCTTCGATGACAATCGTTCTGAATGGGGATGATTTTATTGTTGGGCAGGTGAAAAACCAACTCCTCAAATTGCCGGATGTATTAAAAGTCCAGGATATGGCTTATGCGAGTTCTGTACAAAGAGAACTTGTTCTCATTTCTTTTTCCATCACCGAAACAAACCGAAGTGAAGCCCTTACCATTTGTAATGGATTCGATGTTAAAATTTTAGAAATCACGGAAGATTCCCTTCTGATTGAATTCTCTGGAAATTCAAGACAGGTGACGAATGTGATTTCTGTAATCAAACCATTTGGAATTCGTGAAATCTCTCGCACAGGTCAAATTGCGATCGCGTATAGGAACCAAAACGCCGTTTAA
- the xerD gene encoding site-specific tyrosine recombinase XerD: protein MGSKLPVSQNQLLQTFQEYLSVEKGLSDNSIYSYGYDLNKFAIFLEKEHINFLEVKANDIMRFLEEERERKISAKTLAREVVAIRQFYKYLRDEKRLDSNPTEKIETPEVARTIPDYLTQSEIDELFRNIKEDNLYELRDKCIFELLYSSGLRISEACNLKMTDIDMENMTITVEGKGGRQRLVPFGEKSLEILKKYLVESRTEILKKRTCEFVFVSKKGSYINRKSVWRLLNHYIKRTKIKKKVTPHTLRHSFATHLLENHADLKSVQELLGHIDISTTQIYTHMANKTLKEVHKKFHPRG from the coding sequence ATGGGTTCCAAATTGCCAGTTTCTCAAAATCAGCTTTTACAAACATTCCAAGAATACCTGTCCGTAGAAAAAGGACTGAGCGATAATTCGATATATTCCTACGGATACGATCTTAACAAGTTCGCGATCTTCTTAGAAAAGGAACATATCAACTTCTTAGAAGTAAAAGCAAACGATATCATGCGTTTTCTAGAAGAAGAAAGAGAACGTAAGATCTCTGCAAAAACACTGGCTCGTGAAGTTGTCGCTATCCGCCAATTTTACAAATACCTTCGCGATGAAAAAAGGTTAGATTCCAATCCAACCGAAAAAATCGAAACTCCGGAAGTCGCAAGAACCATTCCTGATTATTTAACGCAAAGCGAGATTGATGAACTCTTTCGTAATATCAAAGAGGACAATTTGTACGAACTTCGTGACAAATGTATCTTTGAACTTCTTTATTCATCTGGACTTCGTATTTCAGAAGCATGTAACCTAAAGATGACAGATATCGATATGGAAAACATGACGATTACTGTAGAAGGTAAGGGTGGACGCCAACGACTAGTTCCTTTTGGTGAAAAGTCTTTGGAGATTTTGAAAAAATATCTTGTTGAAAGCCGCACAGAAATTTTGAAAAAAAGAACTTGTGAATTTGTTTTTGTTTCTAAAAAAGGATCGTATATCAACCGTAAGTCGGTATGGCGCCTTTTGAATCACTACATCAAACGCACAAAAATTAAGAAAAAAGTAACCCCACACACTCTTCGTCACTCGTTTGCTACGCACCTACTGGAGAACCACGCGGATCTCAAATCGGTTCAGGAACTTTTGGGTCATATCGATATTTCAACGACTCAGATTTATACCCACATGGCAAATAAAACTCTGAAGGAAGTTCATAAGAAATTCCATCCGAGAGGATAA
- a CDS encoding tetratricopeptide repeat protein: MENAEIEKPQEDEKFTKIKALAKEAYRFLDQGRFKEAKERLDILLDEDPSNTYGLVGLGDYYAKTKQPEQAIQYYRKCLAGDTTNKFSLMGLMNAYRDLNSLKRIIEVAEEFHHITITDASILSRVADAHRKLKNFKESEVYYMEALQINPSDQYVIVGLGHLYFACQRYVDAIQWWEKLLSSQPNNIKILTEIGNSYRKIKDFDKAVLYYERAKELDPKNFFALYGLAESYRGKKDFKTAITYWEKILESDPDNKLIINRYADSLRGLGNYDKALECFNKILASGDDYFALLGKAAALRLIGDLEKAEEIYLGLLSKSPSDPRPALELSDLWDIMGKKPQAIKLLEDLAKKNPSNESIRERIEYLKD; the protein is encoded by the coding sequence ATGGAAAATGCTGAGATTGAAAAACCACAAGAAGATGAAAAATTCACAAAAATAAAAGCCCTTGCCAAAGAGGCGTATCGTTTTCTTGATCAAGGCAGATTTAAAGAAGCCAAAGAACGATTAGACATATTACTTGATGAAGACCCTTCCAATACATACGGGCTTGTAGGACTTGGTGACTATTACGCAAAAACCAAACAACCCGAACAAGCCATCCAATACTATCGCAAATGTTTGGCCGGAGATACAACGAATAAGTTTTCTCTTATGGGCCTAATGAATGCTTATAGGGATTTAAATAGCCTCAAACGAATCATTGAAGTGGCAGAAGAATTTCACCACATAACAATCACAGATGCAAGTATACTTTCGCGTGTGGCGGACGCCCATAGAAAACTAAAGAATTTTAAAGAATCAGAAGTTTATTATATGGAAGCACTCCAAATCAATCCCAGTGACCAGTATGTCATTGTGGGCCTTGGGCATTTGTATTTTGCCTGCCAGAGATATGTAGATGCCATCCAGTGGTGGGAAAAATTACTTTCAAGCCAACCAAACAATATCAAAATCCTAACAGAAATTGGAAACAGTTACCGTAAAATCAAAGACTTTGACAAAGCAGTCCTTTATTACGAAAGAGCCAAAGAACTGGATCCCAAAAACTTTTTTGCACTCTACGGCCTTGCGGAATCCTATCGTGGGAAAAAAGATTTTAAAACTGCCATCACCTATTGGGAAAAAATCCTTGAATCGGATCCTGACAACAAACTCATCATCAACCGGTATGCGGATTCCCTTCGAGGACTTGGGAACTACGACAAAGCACTTGAATGTTTTAATAAAATTCTTGCCAGTGGTGATGATTACTTTGCCTTGCTGGGAAAAGCGGCCGCATTACGTCTGATTGGTGACTTAGAAAAAGCGGAAGAAATTTATTTAGGACTACTTTCCAAATCGCCGAGTGATCCGAGACCTGCCCTAGAACTTTCTGACCTTTGGGACATTATGGGAAAAAAACCACAGGCCATCAAACTTCTGGAAGACCTAGCGAAGAAAAATCCTTCGAATGAATCCATCCGAGAAAGGATAGAATACTTAAAAGATTAA
- the ilvB gene encoding biosynthetic-type acetolactate synthase large subunit yields the protein MSSTTEAITGGRLMVELLEEAGVEIVFGYPGGAILPFYDELYHSKKIKHILVRHEQGAIHMAEGYARSTGKLGVCIATSGPGATNLITGLTDAKLDSIPILAITGQVSTDAIGTDAFQEADIFGITIPITKYNALIKKADDLSRHFEEAIKIAMGGRPGPVLLDFPKDVQLEKTTVRKATSLKIAPHHYERPKVKGDPQEFAEALNQAKRPLLYVGGGAINSFASAEIKALAEKANAPVTTTLMGLGAFPGTHPLSVGMLGMHGTAYANKAVLECDYILNLGARFDDRVAKYQDFAPNAVRAHVDIDAAEFNKRINVDYILHGDLKDAIREILPFVKGGDRTSWIDNIQSLKKNHPLDFDNSGDSIKPQDFLHRVYTKTKGEAIVSTDVGQHQMWAAQYYLFDKPNTWLTSGGLGTMGYGLPAAIGAKFGNPDKMVICVTGDGSFQMCIQELATIAQSNLGVKILLFNNNFLGMVRQWQELFYEERFSESQWTYNPNFVKLAEAYGIPAMRIEHKSEIDKGVDFFLKDNGSALIEVMIPAEEKVFPMIPAGKSQQDLIEFKDLGKLKK from the coding sequence ATGTCATCTACAACCGAAGCAATTACTGGCGGTCGGCTTATGGTCGAATTATTGGAAGAAGCGGGTGTTGAAATCGTCTTTGGATACCCTGGTGGTGCCATCCTCCCATTCTACGACGAACTCTATCATAGTAAAAAAATTAAACATATCCTTGTTCGTCACGAACAAGGTGCCATTCATATGGCGGAAGGGTATGCTCGTTCTACAGGCAAGTTAGGTGTTTGTATCGCAACCTCGGGTCCTGGTGCTACCAATTTAATCACAGGTCTTACGGACGCCAAATTAGATTCCATTCCCATCCTTGCCATTACGGGCCAGGTTTCCACAGATGCCATTGGAACCGATGCTTTCCAAGAGGCTGATATTTTTGGAATCACAATCCCCATTACCAAATACAATGCACTGATCAAAAAGGCAGATGATCTTTCTCGTCATTTTGAAGAGGCCATTAAAATTGCGATGGGAGGAAGACCAGGTCCTGTGCTTTTGGATTTTCCAAAAGATGTGCAATTAGAAAAAACAACTGTCAGAAAAGCAACTTCGCTCAAAATCGCTCCTCATCATTACGAAAGACCAAAGGTAAAGGGTGACCCGCAAGAATTTGCGGAAGCACTCAACCAAGCCAAACGCCCGTTACTCTATGTGGGTGGTGGTGCTATCAATTCTTTTGCTTCTGCAGAAATCAAAGCATTGGCTGAAAAAGCAAATGCACCAGTGACCACAACTCTTATGGGACTTGGTGCATTTCCTGGAACCCATCCACTCTCTGTGGGAATGCTTGGAATGCATGGAACTGCTTATGCCAACAAAGCAGTGTTAGAATGTGATTATATTTTAAATTTAGGTGCCAGGTTTGATGACCGAGTTGCCAAATACCAAGACTTTGCGCCGAATGCAGTTCGCGCCCATGTGGACATTGATGCCGCAGAGTTCAACAAACGAATCAATGTGGATTATATCCTTCATGGGGATCTAAAGGATGCCATTCGTGAAATCCTTCCTTTTGTGAAAGGGGGAGACCGCACTTCTTGGATTGATAATATCCAAAGTTTAAAGAAAAACCATCCACTTGATTTTGATAACAGTGGAGACAGCATCAAACCACAAGATTTCTTACATAGAGTGTATACCAAAACAAAGGGTGAGGCCATTGTTTCCACAGATGTCGGCCAACACCAAATGTGGGCGGCCCAGTATTATCTTTTTGATAAACCAAATACTTGGTTAACCTCGGGAGGCCTTGGTACTATGGGGTATGGACTCCCCGCAGCCATTGGTGCGAAGTTTGGAAATCCTGATAAAATGGTCATCTGTGTAACTGGGGACGGTTCCTTCCAAATGTGTATCCAGGAACTAGCAACCATTGCTCAATCAAACTTAGGTGTGAAAATTTTACTTTTTAATAATAACTTTCTCGGAATGGTTCGCCAATGGCAGGAACTATTTTATGAAGAACGTTTCAGTGAGTCCCAATGGACTTACAATCCAAACTTTGTGAAACTAGCGGAAGCTTATGGGATTCCAGCCATGCGAATCGAACATAAATCCGAAATCGATAAGGGTGTGGATTTTTTCTTAAAAGACAATGGATCGGCTCTGATTGAAGTCATGATCCCTGCGGAAGAAAAAGTGTTCCCGATGATCCCTGCTGGAAAATCACAACAAGACCTAATCGAATTCAAAGACTTGGGGAAATTAAAAAAATGA
- a CDS encoding tetratricopeptide repeat protein, with translation MVHRNSLIFLLTFAAVLVVNCGRKERSLFEEGKKWEMVGEKTKALYYYELSLRENPDYDPVLKRNGLLLAESNQSIATAIFYLEKYHKQKKDDTEVQRELFRLYLTTGYEKEALEILEEIRFQGKKETLEFFETTYLCLTRGFKQKDYLLTLEKSPLSGDPYYAPWVRACETK, from the coding sequence GTGGTTCATAGAAACTCCCTTATTTTTTTACTCACGTTTGCCGCAGTGTTAGTCGTTAATTGCGGCCGAAAGGAAAGATCCCTTTTTGAAGAGGGAAAAAAATGGGAAATGGTAGGAGAAAAAACCAAAGCCCTCTATTACTACGAACTTTCCCTCCGAGAGAACCCTGACTACGATCCCGTTCTGAAACGAAACGGACTCCTGCTTGCGGAGAGCAACCAATCCATCGCCACTGCCATTTTTTATTTGGAAAAGTATCACAAACAGAAGAAGGACGACACAGAAGTACAACGTGAACTCTTCCGGCTCTATCTTACCACAGGATACGAAAAAGAGGCGTTGGAAATTTTAGAAGAAATTCGTTTCCAAGGAAAAAAAGAAACTTTGGAGTTTTTCGAAACCACCTACCTTTGCCTTACCAGAGGGTTCAAACAGAAGGACTACCTACTGACCTTAGAAAAAAGCCCTCTTTCCGGGGATCCCTACTATGCACCGTGGGTCCGGGCTTGCGAAACAAAATAG
- a CDS encoding ATP-binding protein, translating into MSNQNKPTDYSKVVRIQIPSNPRFVSHTRNYFFNLCLEHGFSLFDSMDLKLVIGEAIVNIIRHAYSNQPNKPIFIEMQFDKDRVEIKLRDYGKKVEPKDLRSFDLSDYREHGIGLFMIRELTDYYFLDQSFEVGNQMVLIKRK; encoded by the coding sequence ATGTCGAACCAAAATAAACCCACGGACTACAGTAAAGTAGTCCGTATCCAAATCCCTTCCAACCCCCGTTTTGTTTCCCACACTCGTAACTACTTTTTTAATCTATGTTTAGAACATGGATTTTCCCTTTTTGATTCCATGGATTTAAAACTGGTGATCGGGGAAGCCATTGTGAATATCATTCGCCATGCCTATTCAAACCAACCAAACAAACCTATTTTTATTGAAATGCAATTTGATAAGGACAGGGTTGAAATCAAACTTAGGGACTATGGAAAAAAAGTAGAACCAAAAGACCTTCGTAGTTTTGACCTGAGTGATTACCGCGAACATGGGATTGGACTTTTTATGATTCGAGAACTCACCGATTATTATTTTCTCGACCAATCTTTTGAAGTGGGGAACCAAATGGTTCTCATCAAAAGAAAGTAA